A genomic window from Pyxidicoccus trucidator includes:
- a CDS encoding thaumatin family protein: MSLPPVSRPSVPAQSSARTSSFEPSPVRARGAFDVQGPKQEPGAALRRMLATDGFDSPMAAQKTGQLDEVERMLARVAQVLARSLSLLGGDVGGQGAPGVPPAGGSAPSGAGAPAPQSAPVAEAKAVDAPGAPSKGGNTMTFNNDGTKPMTIQFTPNAGDKAVDSVTLAPGESRKVEFPQGWSGNFRSTSGDGAAATLGEVKFNGGHNQTYYDVSYIEGHNASMTIQPESGGRKSGTLDNLVASAPDSIKAKDANGSAYGIKKTTTSNVQDPQVVDYFRKQVGADQGYVIPTDDASTLGTSDTHLNVHLKNVV, from the coding sequence ATGAGCCTGCCCCCGGTCTCCCGTCCCTCCGTCCCCGCCCAGTCCTCCGCGCGCACCTCCAGCTTCGAGCCGAGCCCCGTTCGCGCCCGCGGCGCGTTCGACGTGCAGGGCCCGAAGCAGGAGCCGGGCGCGGCCCTGCGGCGGATGCTCGCGACCGATGGCTTCGACTCGCCGATGGCCGCGCAGAAGACGGGCCAGCTGGATGAGGTGGAGCGGATGCTCGCGCGGGTGGCGCAGGTGCTGGCCCGCTCCCTCAGTCTGCTGGGGGGTGACGTCGGTGGCCAGGGCGCTCCGGGTGTCCCGCCGGCTGGTGGCTCGGCGCCGTCGGGTGCCGGCGCTCCGGCTCCGCAGAGCGCTCCGGTCGCCGAGGCGAAGGCCGTCGACGCGCCCGGCGCTCCGTCGAAAGGCGGCAACACCATGACCTTCAACAACGACGGCACGAAGCCGATGACCATCCAGTTCACGCCCAACGCCGGAGACAAGGCGGTGGACTCGGTGACCCTGGCGCCGGGCGAGTCGCGGAAGGTCGAGTTCCCCCAGGGCTGGTCCGGCAACTTCCGCAGCACGTCCGGCGACGGCGCGGCGGCGACGCTCGGCGAGGTGAAGTTCAACGGCGGCCACAACCAGACCTACTACGACGTGAGCTACATCGAGGGCCACAACGCCAGCATGACCATCCAGCCCGAGAGCGGTGGCCGGAAGTCCGGCACGCTGGACAACCTCGTGGCGTCCGCCCCGGACTCCATCAAGGCGAAGGATGCGAACGGCTCCGCGTACGGCATCAAGAAGACCACCACGTCCAACGTCCAGGACCCGCAGGTGGTGGACTACTTCCGCAAGCAGGTCGGCGCGGACCAGGGCTACGTCATCCCCACCGACGACGCGAGCACGCTGGGCACGAGCGACACCCACCTCAACGTCCACCTGAAGAACGTGGTCTGA
- a CDS encoding TetR/AcrR family transcriptional regulator encodes MKKREAPAEDGALRADAARNRERVLAVARKLLARGDSSLQMNQLARAAGVGVGTVYRHFPTRQDLLEALVNEHLQALLDTAREAEASDEPRAGLQRFLRALLDLMLADIGLAEVLNAARDAHPQTTQLKAGFLAATERLLARAHRSGVVRAEVQADDIRRLMCGLEHSVRIGGNPKVYADRYLTILLDGLRPAPR; translated from the coding sequence ATGAAGAAACGGGAGGCCCCGGCAGAGGACGGTGCGTTGCGCGCGGATGCCGCGCGCAACCGCGAGCGCGTGCTGGCGGTGGCCCGCAAGCTCCTTGCTCGCGGCGACTCATCCCTGCAGATGAACCAGCTTGCTCGCGCGGCGGGCGTGGGCGTGGGCACGGTGTACCGCCACTTTCCCACCCGGCAGGACCTGCTGGAGGCGCTCGTGAACGAGCACCTCCAGGCGCTGCTCGACACCGCGCGCGAGGCCGAGGCGTCCGACGAGCCGCGAGCCGGCCTCCAGCGCTTCCTGCGCGCGCTCCTGGACCTGATGCTGGCCGACATCGGCCTCGCGGAGGTCCTCAATGCGGCCCGGGATGCCCACCCCCAGACGACGCAACTGAAGGCCGGGTTCCTGGCGGCGACCGAGCGGTTGCTGGCCCGCGCCCACCGGTCTGGCGTCGTGAGGGCGGAGGTCCAGGCCGACGACATCCGGAGGCTGATGTGCGGCCTGGAGCACTCCGTGCGCATCGGCGGAAACCCGAAGGTCTACGCCGACCGCTACCTCACCATCCTGCTGGATGGACTGCGGCCCGCGCCGCGTTGA